One window from the genome of Stigmatella erecta encodes:
- a CDS encoding glycosyltransferase family 2 protein, whose product MALYLSVVIPVYNEASILASAAAELCQGLDARGWDYEVIFAENGSRDATPELLAKLCAQNPRLRWFHSERPNYGAALKAGIIQARGTYVVCDEIDLCDLTFYDAALPRLERGDADMVVGSKAAKGASDHRPLVRRVATRVHNKLLKVMLDFRGTDTHGLKAFRREALLPVIARCVVDMDVFASEFVIRAWREGRKVMEIPIQLHEKRQPSIHLFRRVPNVLRNVGKLVYVIRIRGT is encoded by the coding sequence ATGGCCCTGTACCTGTCCGTCGTCATTCCCGTCTACAACGAGGCCTCCATCCTCGCCTCCGCCGCGGCGGAGCTGTGCCAGGGGCTGGACGCGCGAGGCTGGGACTACGAGGTCATCTTCGCGGAGAACGGCTCGCGGGACGCGACGCCGGAGCTGCTGGCGAAGCTGTGCGCCCAGAACCCGCGCCTGCGCTGGTTCCACTCGGAGCGGCCCAACTACGGCGCGGCGCTCAAGGCGGGCATCATCCAGGCCCGGGGCACCTACGTGGTCTGCGACGAGATCGACCTGTGCGATCTCACCTTCTACGACGCGGCGCTGCCCCGGCTGGAGCGGGGCGACGCGGACATGGTGGTCGGCTCCAAGGCCGCCAAGGGCGCCAGTGACCACCGGCCGCTGGTGCGGCGCGTGGCCACGCGCGTCCACAACAAGCTCCTGAAGGTGATGCTGGACTTCCGGGGCACCGACACGCACGGCCTGAAGGCCTTCCGGCGCGAGGCCCTGCTGCCCGTCATCGCCCGGTGCGTGGTGGACATGGACGTGTTCGCCAGCGAGTTCGTCATCCGCGCGTGGCGCGAGGGGCGCAAGGTGATGGAGATTCCCATCCAGCTCCACGAGAAGCGCCAGCCCTCCATCCACCTCTTCCGGCGCGTGCCCAACGTGCTGAGGAACGTGGGCAAGCTCGTCTACGTCATCCGCATTCGCGGCACCTGA
- a CDS encoding protoporphyrinogen/coproporphyrinogen oxidase: MDPTVILGAGLAGLSAAHFLQRPWRLIEKSDRVGGLIKTEVIDGCYFDPTGHWLHLRDPEIRELVNTRWLPGQMVSIQRKAAVFSRGVFTRFPYQVNTHGLPPEVVAENLVGYVDAIYGEKGRALRERDPRNFEEFILRYMGEGFAKNFMVPYNQKLWTVHPRELSAAWVGRFVPRPSLKEVVDGALGVGSDALGYNASFLYPREGGIESLARAMLRGLQGGELSVRTEPTAIDWQARKLTLSDGRTLGYSELLSTLPLPYLVRLLGQGASGVPDEVRAAAGRLRATTVTYVCVGARGENRQPWHWIYLPEPEFTTYRIGSPSAVYAPLAPPNTATFYVEYSHHGELSPGQCEQLAVEDLVRSEMVHAAGDILFTRAVEIPHAYVLYDEAYGAAKAEILRFLEHARILTAGRYGQWEYSSMEDAILGGRACAQAINAR; encoded by the coding sequence GCGCCTCATCGAGAAGAGCGACCGCGTGGGAGGCCTCATCAAGACCGAGGTCATCGACGGCTGCTACTTCGATCCCACCGGGCACTGGCTGCACCTGAGGGATCCGGAGATCCGCGAGCTGGTGAATACGCGCTGGCTGCCTGGCCAGATGGTGAGCATCCAGCGCAAGGCGGCCGTGTTCTCCCGGGGCGTCTTCACGCGCTTTCCCTACCAGGTGAACACCCATGGGCTGCCGCCGGAGGTCGTCGCGGAGAACCTGGTGGGCTACGTGGACGCCATCTACGGCGAGAAGGGCCGCGCGCTGCGCGAGCGGGACCCGCGCAACTTCGAGGAGTTCATCCTCCGTTACATGGGCGAGGGCTTCGCGAAGAACTTCATGGTGCCGTACAACCAGAAGCTCTGGACGGTGCACCCGCGCGAGCTGTCCGCCGCCTGGGTCGGCCGCTTCGTGCCCCGGCCCAGCCTCAAGGAAGTGGTGGACGGGGCGCTGGGGGTGGGCAGCGATGCGCTGGGCTACAACGCCTCCTTCCTGTACCCCCGCGAGGGCGGCATCGAGAGCCTCGCCCGGGCCATGCTGCGCGGCCTGCAGGGGGGCGAGCTGAGCGTCCGCACCGAGCCCACCGCGATCGACTGGCAGGCCCGGAAGCTCACGCTCTCCGATGGGCGCACGCTCGGCTATTCGGAGCTGCTGTCCACGCTGCCCTTGCCCTACCTGGTACGTCTGCTGGGGCAGGGCGCCTCGGGGGTGCCGGACGAGGTGCGCGCCGCCGCGGGCCGCCTGCGCGCCACCACGGTCACCTATGTCTGCGTGGGGGCCCGGGGAGAGAACCGGCAGCCCTGGCATTGGATCTACCTGCCCGAGCCGGAGTTCACGACCTACCGCATCGGGTCGCCCTCGGCGGTCTACGCGCCCCTGGCGCCGCCCAACACGGCCACCTTCTACGTGGAGTACAGCCACCACGGGGAGCTGTCCCCCGGGCAGTGCGAGCAGCTCGCGGTGGAGGACCTGGTGCGCTCCGAGATGGTCCACGCCGCAGGGGACATCCTCTTCACCCGGGCGGTGGAGATTCCGCATGCGTACGTGCTCTACGACGAGGCCTACGGCGCCGCGAAGGCGGAGATTCTCCGCTTCCTGGAGCACGCCCGCATCCTGACGGCCGGGCGCTATGGCCAGTGGGAGTACTCGTCCATGGAGGATGCCATCCTGGGCGGCCGGGCCTGTGCCCAGGCCATCAACGCGCGGTGA